The following coding sequences lie in one Lolium perenne isolate Kyuss_39 chromosome 2, Kyuss_2.0, whole genome shotgun sequence genomic window:
- the LOC127331350 gene encoding omega-3 fatty acid desaturase, chloroplastic, producing MAARLLLPQCCCGGGLTPLPLPRRATALPPPPPAAGASRRALSLAIPAASRRALSLRVAVAAPTRLVTAEDDGSRSQAAPAQDDGPSESEFDPAAPPPFGLAEIRAAIPKHCWAKDPWRSMGYVLRDVVVVLSLAAAAARLDSWLAWPVYWAAQGTMFWALFVLGHDCGHGSFSNNTKLNSVVGHILHSSILVPYNGWRISHRTHHQNHGHVENDESWHPLPEKLYRSLDSSTRKLRFALPFPMLAYPFYLWSRSPGKSGSHFHPSSDLFQPNEKKDILTSTACWLAMAGLLAGLTVVMGPLQMLKLYGVPYWIFVMWLDFVTYLHHHGHNDKLPWYRGKAWSYLRGGLTTLDRDYGWLNNIHHDIGTHVIHHLFPQIPHYHLVEATEAAKPVLGKYYREPDKSGPFPFHLFGALAQSMKRDHYVSDTGDILYYQTDPKIAGGAQTSD from the exons ATGGCTGCCCGCCTGCTCCTCCCCCAATGCTGCTGCGGCGGCGGCCTCACGCCCCTGCCCCTCCCTCGCCGCGCCACCGCGCTCCCGcctccgccacccgccgccggcgcGTCCCGCCGCGCCCTCTCCCTCGCCATCCCCGCCGCGTCCCGCCGCGCGCTCTCCCTccgcgtcgccgtcgccgcgcccACCCGCCTCGTCACCGCGGAGGACGACGGCTCCCGGTCCCAGGCCGCCCCCGCCCAGGACGACGGCCCCTCCGAGTCCGAGTTCGACCCCGCGGCGCCGCCGCCGTTCGGGCTCGCGGAGATCCGCGCCGCCATCCCCAAGCACTGCTGGGCCAAGGACCCCTGGCGCTCCATGGGCTACGTCCTGCGCGACGTCGTCGTCGtgctctccctcgccgccgccgccgcgcgcctcgaCAGCTGGCTCGCGTGGCCCGTCTACTGGGCCGCGCAGGGCACCATGTTCTGGGCGCTCTTCGTCCTCGGACACGACTG CGGCCACGGGAGCTTCTCGAACAACACCAAGCTCAACAGTGTCGTCGGACACATACTCCACTCCTCCATCCTCGTGCCTTACAATGGCTG GAGGATTAGCCACAGGACGCACCACCAGAACCATGGCCACGTCGAGAACGACGAGTCGTGGCATCCG CTCCCGGAGAAGCTATACAGGAGCCTGGACAGTTCCACTCGGAAGCTTCGGTTCGCATTACCGTTCCCGATGCTCGCCTACCCGTTCTACTTG TGGTCGAGGAGTCCAGGGAAGTCAGGCTCGCATTTCCACCCAAGCAGCGATTTGTTCCAGCCAAACGAGAAGAAGGATATCCTAACGTCGACGGCATGCTGGCTTGCCATGGCTGGCCTCCTCGCTGGGCTCACCGTCGTGATGGGGCCTCTGCAGATGCTCAAGCTCTACGGTGTCCCGTACTGG ATTTTTGTTATGTGGCTGGACTTTGTCACCTACCTGCACCACCACGGCCACAACGACAAGCTTCCTTGGTATCGTGGAAAG GCATGGAGCTATCTGCGTGGAGGCTTGACCACGCTTGACAGGGACTATGGGTGGCTCAACAACATCCACCACGACATCGGGACTCATGTGATCCACCATCTTTTCCCGCAAATCCCGCACTACCATCTAGTAGAGGCG ACCGAAGCAGCGAAGCCAGTTCTGGGGAAGTACTACAGGGAGCCGGACAAGTCTGGCCCGTTCCCATTCCACCTGTTTGGCGCCCTAGCACAGAGCATGAAGCGTGACCACTATGTCAGCGACACCGGGGACATACTCTACTACCAAACTGACCCAAAAATTGCCGGTGGTGCACAAACATCTGATTGA
- the LOC127331348 gene encoding uncharacterized protein — MAVALPPAFPPHGLPQPDATSAGDMGLRLRQVRELRRAPLHELVPRLADLRADEAGPVRKLVAEMIGEVGSKHTAYIPDVMPSLLDLLNDETPAVARQAVKTGTDLFAKVLQQLVIQGLFSSGGIDDSLKVSWEWMLKLKSAVSLMAFQPTSNEGVRLLAVKFVQKTVLMHTPDPDITSDPPNQATEDMGFNIAWLRGGHPLLNVGDLAMEASQSLGLLLEQLKPPKIRSLSTSMIIVFVSSLSAIAQRRPSFYGRILPVLLSLDPANTIIKTQVPGTFHALKSAIDACLKCTHSSAEPWRARLLEAQNIINQGDSVDHTANDSTEHTANAARSIGDTSNKAESLPLTETSTDNSNKRNLADDMNNILEDDGHSSKRARQSHDAQEHSEETNKRNMEAASVGSSSNQHVPARTGNSEAVYQLISMFAPLAAQGDRAAVSLQILSSSIAADLLAEVVMVNMQHLPVSHPVDQQQPPSSIQSSIAPSLKLPSGRFPLLESLWKAIGETNQDEVPPPEESAPVTSAAGDTTPVLVSSPVLTTLKIPKEENSNSSEVPFNSSAVSLDIETVEVKVPSADAAELSIEVQESSETSHASTEPQGTQEHSGSFMSSLPADNSSVGVSLAQSFETRSPSSSTIEGSQSQFSSMNALTSQHVLPKLVVTNVDLTDEAKDLLQKEAFLRILARDKQEESGGSKARLPLLSHLGVEFPLELDPWALLQKHVLSDYVNNEGHELTLCVLNRLYREAEQDVDFLSSRTATSVYESFVLTIAENLRDMFPASDKSLGKLLCEIPYLPEGVLKLLEDLCSPGNNEKQDKDLQSGDRVTQGLSAVWNLIMLRPSNRDRCLEIALQSSINRLDEVRMKAIRLVANKLFPVASISKRIEEFANEKLNSVLEVIPAAESTSASEMVTPEAHQDGSLENLSSVADAQTLMSLYFALCTKKHSLLQRVFAIYGSLPQAAKQAVHKQVPILIRTIRSSTDLLGIISDAPADSRELLMQVVQTLTDGVVPSQDLISSVKNLYSKTKDVEFLFPVMAHLPKDEVMSVFPNIVNLPVDKFQVALSRILQGSPQHGPSLDPPEILIAIHVIDPEKEGIPLKKVIDACAACFEQRTIFTQQVLAKALNQLVEQIPLPLLFMRTVMQAIGAFPALVDFVMEIMSRLVSKQIWKYPKLWVGFLKCAILTKPQSYGVLLQLPAPQLENALNKNPVLKAPLVEHASQPNVRSTLPRSSLVVLGLAEDQQQHAPEAQSSQAQSSQNQAAETSSSAADTTTEVTQESSAAS; from the exons ATGGCGGTCGCCCTCCCGCCGGCCTTCCCCCCGCACGGCCTGCCCCAGCCGGATGCTACCTCCGCTGGAGATATGGGGCTGCGCCTGCGGCAGGTGCGCGAGCTCCGCCGGGCGCCTCTCCACGAGCTCGTCCCCCGCCTCGCCGACCTCCGCGCCGACGAGGCCGGCCCCGTGCGCAAGCTCGTTGCCGA GATGATTGGTGAGGTTGGGTCGAAGCACACGGCGTATATACCCGACGTGATGCCCTCTCTGCTGGATCTTCTGAATGATGAGACGCCTGCGGTTGCGAGGCAGGCTGTTAAAACAGGAACAGACTTGTTTGCCAAAGTACTGCAACAGCTAGTTATCCAG GGTTTGTTCTCGAGCGGTGGGATTGATGATTCACTCAAAGTGTCGTGGGAATGGATGCTCAAGCTTAAATCAGCGGTGTCGCTCATGGCATTTCAG CCTACTAGCAATGAAGGAGTCCGGTTGCTGGCTGTTAAGTTTGTTCAGAAAACAGTTCTCATGCACACCCCGGATCCTGATATCACATCAGATCCACCAAACCAAGCTACAGAAG ATATGGGATTCAATATAGCATGGTTAAGGGGAGGTCATCCTTTACTCAATGTTGGCGATCTAGCCATGGAAGCCAGCCAGAGCCTTGGACTGTTGCTAGAACAACTTAAGCCTCCTAAGATAAGATCACTCAGCACTTCGATGATCATTGTCTTTGTTAGCAG TCTCTCAGCTATTGCTCAAAGAAGGCCTTCCTTTTATGGGCGCATACTTCCAGTTTTACTTTCTTTGGACCCAGCAAATACCATTATTAAAACGCAAGTTCCAGGCACATTCCATGCTTTGAAGAGTGCCATTGATGCATGCCTGAAATGTACACATTCAAGTGCTGAGCCG TGGCGGGCTCGCTTGTTAGAAGCTCAAAATATTATAAACCAGGGGGATTCAGTAGATCATACTGCAAACGATTCGACAGAACATACCGCAAATGCTGCTAGGAGTATTGGGGACACTTCAAACAAGGCCGAATCATTGCCTCTGACA GAGACGAGCACTGACAACAGTAACAAACGAAATCTGGCTGATGACATGAATAATATTCTAGAAGATGATGGTCATTCTAGTAAAAGAGCCAGACAGTCACATGATGCTCAAGAACATAGCGAGGAAACAAATAAGAGAAATATGGAGGCAGCCTCTGTTGGTTCATCATCTAATCAGCATGTCCCTGCAAGAACTGGGAACTCTGAAGCTGTATATCAATTAATTAGTATGTTTGCCCCATTAGCTGCGCAAGGCGACAGAGCTGCTGTATCACTACAAATCCTGTCATCTAGTATCGCTGCTGACTTATTAGCGGAGGTGGTAATGGTTAACATGCAACACTTGCCAGTTTCTCATCCTGTAGATCAACAACAACCTCCTTCAAGTATCCAGTCCTCTATTGCTCCGAGTTTGAAGCTTCCTTCAGGTCGCTTTCCTCTGTTAGAGTCCCTATGGAAG GCAATAGGCGAAACTAATCAAGATGAAGTGCCTCCACCTGAGGAATCTGCTCCAGTGACATCTGCTGCTGGTGACACCACACCAGTTCTTGTCAGTTCTCCTGTTCTTACCACATTAAAAATACCGAAGGAAGAGAACAGTAACAGTTCAGAAGTTCCATTTAACAGTTCAGCTGTTTCATTAGATATAGAAACAGTAGAGGTTAAAGTACCCAGTGCAGATGCTGCTGAGTTATCGATTGAGGTTCAAGAatcatcagaaacttcccatgcTTCTACAGAACCTCAGGGAACCCAAGAACATTCTGGCAGTTTTATGAGTTCATTGCCTGCTGACAATTCTTCAGTTGGTGTCAGTTTGGCTCAATCTTTCGAAACTCGCAGTCCAAGTTCTTCTACTATTGAAGGAAGCCAGTCACAGTTTTCATCTATGAATGCCCTAACTTCACAGCATGTTCTTCCAAAGTTGGTTGTGACTAATGTCGATCTAACTGATGAGGCTAAAGATCTCCTTCAAAAAGAAGCGTTCCTGCGCATTCTTGCGAGAGATAAGCAGGAAGAATCTGGTGGTTCAAAAGCTCGGCTTCCATTGCTTTCTCACTTGGGTGTTGAG TTTCCTTTGGAGTTGGACCCTTGGGCGCTTCTCCAGAAGCATGTGCTATCTGATTATGTAAATAATGAG GGGCACGAGTTGACACTGTGCGTTCTGAACAGATTGTATCGTGAGGCAGAACAGGATGTGGACTTTCTTTCATCTAGAACCGCAACATCAGTTTATGAATCATTTGTTCTGACAATA GCCGAAAATCTCCGTGATATGTTTCCGGCTTCAGACAAATCACTTGGCAAACTGCTCTGTGAGATACCATACTTACCAGAAGGTGTATTAAAGCTGCTAGAGGATCTATGCTCTCCTGGAAATAATGAGAAGCAGGACAAGGATCTTCAGAGTGGTGATAGGGTAACTCAAGGTCTAAGTGCTGTCTGGAACCTGATCATGTTAAGACCTTCAAACCGGGACAGATGTCTGGAGATTGCTTTGCAG AGTTCAATCAATCGTCTAGATGAGGTCCGCATGAAGGCAATACGTTTG GTAGCAAATAAGCTATTTCCCGTGGCAAGCATTTCCAAAAGGATTGAAGAGTTTGCAAATGAAAAACTTAATTCAGTCCTGGAAGTGATTCCAGCGGCTGAATCTACATCAGCTTCTGAAATGGTTACGCCTGAAGCTCACCAG GATGGTAGCTTAGAAAATTTGTCCTCGGTGGCAGATGCTCAAACTTTGATGTCACTCTATTTTGCTTTGTGCACCAAG AAACATTCCCTTCTCCAGCGTGTATTTGCAATATACGGCAGTCTACCACAGGCTGCCAAACAG GCAGTTCACAAACAAGTACCCATTCTGATTCGCACGATACGATCCTCTACTGACCTTCTTGGGATCATCTCAGATGCGCCAGCAGACAGTCGGGAGCTCCTCATGCAG GTTGTACAGACTCTCACTGATGGAGTAGTGCCATCTCAAGATCTGATTTCGTCCGTGAAGAACCTCTATTCAAAAACGAAG GATGTCGAGTTTCTCTTTCCAGTCATGGCTCATCTGCCAAAAGATGAG GTTATGTCCGTGTTTCCCAATATTGTTAACCTTCCTGTGGATAAGTTTCAAGTTGCCCTTTCTCGAATCCTGCAG GGATCACCACAACATGGCCCTTCTCTTGATCCACCAGAAATTTTGATTGCGATTCATGTAATAGATCCCGAAAAAGAAGGGATACCGCTGAAAAAG GTCATAGATGCATGTGCTGCCTGCTTCGAGCAAAGGACAATATTCACTCAGCAAGTTTTGGCAAAAGCACTAAATCAATTG GTTGAACAGATTCCCCTTCCTTTGTTGTTCATGCGAACTGTTATGCAAGCGATAGGTGCATTTCCTGCATTG GTGGATTttgtgatggagatcatgtcacgCCTTGTTAGCAAGCAG ATATGGAAATATCCAAAGTTATGGGTAGGATTCCTGAAGTGTGCTATCCTGACGAAACCTCAGTCATATGGTGTTTTACTGCAG TTACCAGCTCCACAACTTGAAAATGCCTTGAATAAGAATCCTGTACTGAAGGCGCCCTTGGTCGAGCACGCCAGCCAGCCAAACGTGCGATCAACTCTTCCGAG GTCTAGCTTGGTGGTTTTGGGTCTTGCTGAAGATCAGCAGCAACATGCACCTGAGGCACAGAGCAGCCAGGCACAAAGCAGCCAAAACCAGGCCGCCGAAACCAGTAGCTCTGCTGCAGATACTACGACTGAAGTAACCCAGGAATCATCTGCTGCAAGTTGA